In Quercus robur chromosome 11, dhQueRobu3.1, whole genome shotgun sequence, the sequence CAGATAATTATTCCTGGATGTGAAATTCCGTGCTGGATGACTCATCAAAGGTTAGGGAACTCAATAAGCATAGAGCTGCCTCCAAATTGGTGTAATAGTAGGTGGATGGGATTCACACTCTGCGCTTCTTTGGATGCATCATATTCACATATTTCTGTTGAAGAGTTTGACCTTGGCGAAGCATTTGGTCTTAAAGCTCGTGTGATAGCCCTCGGTGATACGCCTCAAAGTTATTATGCCACTGAAATTTCCTTCAGCACAAAAATTGTTGCGAGGCACATTTGGCTATTGCATCTGTCTCGTGATGATTGGTTTGCTACTGCTCAGAGTGGTGAATTTAATCAGATTGAGGTTGTATTTGAGAGCTCTAAGCCAGGCTTGTTTGTGCGGAAATGTGGGCTCAGTTTGGTATATAAGCAAGATGATGAAATTCACTATTTATGGGGAGACTCTGATGACTATAACgataaagaatataaaataaagagtgcAAGTTGCAGCTCTTTTGAGGACATTGAAAGTTTCAGCTCTTCAGTCAATGGTAATGATCTTATTAAACATCCTTATGTTACATAAAACATGCCAaatcctattttattttatattctttctAGTTGTTCAGCTTAGTAGCTAGCAAGTCAGTCGAttcatttatctttttcttctttctgctgACCACGCGCAAGCAATTATCCAATCATCCTATATTTTCTGTGTTACTAAAAATTAACTTTAGATTCTCCCGCATGAATTCATTGCAAATTGTCAAGGCCTCTACATCACCATCACTTACAAGAAGCTTAATAACTAGTAAAGCCTTATTAGCCAAGTTGAGAGTATTATCTGCATAAGAAATACATTCTCAAGCTTCACTCATTACACTGCTACATTGCTTTCAGGATTTTGCTAAGGTAAATGCATGGTCCAGTCCTAGTTTGGCATCCTATTTGTAAGTGTCTTgagtattattttaattttcatattcaCCTTGTGCTGGTGAAagcaagaaaattttgacacatgAAAACTACAGACTGTAGAGTACTTCCTTCTCTAGGACTGCTATGAAGGAAATCCAATTAGACTGATTATTAATGAgtgaattattaaattttttttttttttttggggggaaaaaCAAGTCATCATTAAGGACTGCTGGAACAAGTAGTTGGTCTAAAGCTGTCATGAAGCTTAATTAAGTTGAATTacaccttcttctttttttggataatgaaATTGGTTTAAGTCGGATGCATTGTACTAGCTTCTGGGTGGCATTAGGAGACTTTAAGGTTTGCAATAGCTAGAATGTTTTAGTGTCAGTGTATGGGCTGGTAGCTGATTCAGTTCAACTGATTGATGCATTGCTGCCCTGTCTG encodes:
- the LOC126706241 gene encoding uncharacterized protein LOC126706241, translated to MTHQRLGNSISIELPPNWCNSRWMGFTLCASLDASYSHISVEEFDLGEAFGLKARVIALGDTPQSYYATEISFSTKIVARHIWLLHLSRDDWFATAQSGEFNQIEVVFESSKPGLFVRKCGLSLVYKQDDEIHYLWGDSDDYNDKEYKIKSASCSSFEDIESFSSSVNGVQISYPSNINVSHQKICHCPAQASLKTIFTDENFGRRFWSCGKYKQNVNCGFFEWEDPEVCLYGRRVICELQERLETIDKDKVDQHELVMLREENKNLRIALLFFGIALSFSWIAIVIYLYRIYII